The Bacillus thermozeamaize DNA segment CGCTCCAACTGTTGCATTTTCTCGGACATTTCGAGCAATTGCACGAAACGTCTGCGGTCAAATGCGTCCGTGTTCAGCACCGAATCGTGCATTTGTCACACCCCCAATATCTGGGAGGCAATTCCCCCAAGCGACTCTTGGATCACCTGTATCGCTTGGCCAATCTCTTTTCGATCCGGATAATTTTGATTCAACTTTTGCAAGTCGGACACCAACATTTTCAGCTTCTTTGTTGCTTCAACCGCCTGTTCAGGCGTGTTGTTTTGTTTTACCGACTCCAAAATGCTTTTCATTTCGTCCCTTACCTCATCCAGTTTTGTCTTTACCGGGTCTTGCGCGTGTTTTTTCACTATCCCGGCGACCTTATCCCGTTGTTCAGGACGCTCCCACAAGCTGTTTTTGAGGATCAAAATGTCCTCGACTACCGCCTGTCCTCTTCCTTCGAGTACCGCCTTGGCACGGATCACGGAAAGCGATTGCTTGAAGCGCCGGTCGGAAGGCCGTATTCCCTCATCCATGAGTTCGCGGCGGATATTGGCCAGCGTCGTGTACACTTCGTCGGGGATTGTGACGGTGTCGCTAAAGAATTGCAGTTCATAAAGTTCGTCGATGGTCATGTCCGCCGGAACCGCCCGAGGGCCTCTCATCATGGAGAGAAACGCTTGGTCTTCGCCGATATAACCTACTTCAAAACGCAGCAGGAACCGGTCAAACAGCGCCTCCAGCCCTTCGCCTTCCTCCGGGTACTCGTTGGATGCTCCCACCAAGGTCATGAGCGGAACCTGCACCGGATGTCCGTTGTTGTAAAACAGCCTTTCGTTTATGATCGTAAGAAGGCTGTTTAGGATCGCCGAATTTGCCTTGAAGATTTCGTCCACGAACGCAAGGTGCGCCTCCGGCAACTTTCCGGCGATGTTCCGTTTGTAGATGCCTTGCTCAAGTTCCTTCAGACTCACGGGGCCGAACAGCTCCTCCGGCGTGCTGAACCGGGTGAGAAGCCACTGGAAATGGTTCGCTCCGGTGATCC contains these protein-coding regions:
- a CDS encoding ATPase; amino-acid sequence: MKIKAIQNALNQEFAERDEVIEGLIVALIARQHCLLIGPPGTGKSALVSGLTKRITGANHFQWLLTRFSTPEELFGPVSLKELEQGIYKRNIAGKLPEAHLAFVDEIFKANSAILNSLLTIINERLFYNNGHPVQVPLMTLVGASNEYPEEGEGLEALFDRFLLRFEVGYIGEDQAFLSMMRGPRAVPADMTIDELYELQFFSDTVTIPDEVYTTLANIRRELMDEGIRPSDRRFKQSLSVIRAKAVLEGRGQAVVEDILILKNSLWERPEQRDKVAGIVKKHAQDPVKTKLDEVRDEMKSILESVKQNNTPEQAVEATKKLKMLVSDLQKLNQNYPDRKEIGQAIQVIQESLGGIASQILGV